A region of the Mytilus galloprovincialis chromosome 1, xbMytGall1.hap1.1, whole genome shotgun sequence genome:
CCAAATCTTGATTGATTCAAGTTTAGTTTAACTTACGCTTACGAAGAATCAGATTACTAAAATAATTTTCACTCTGGCTTGTTAAAGTCAtttgaaacgagtgactggtgaaaactaatgtttatccaattcctaaaccaatgcatgtatatatcataaacttagtcttctgtgcacgattttatcatttcttccgaaaaaatatcatataatcgttatttttgtctgtctgtctgttatgatttaacaaatatggcagctGATTGATTGCCGTGTTTGGAAGCCGTAGtgtaccgattgtcaccttaaaGTAAACAATCAATAAAGATCATGGATAttaagcacgtgtataacatttacaatcagataatagtttatgcCAATGACACTCAGATTCATGCGAATTGCGACCACCGGATTATTACGTgagggtcacgctaaggtcacttgcgtacggaaaatattttattgtaagcACACAGAGAAATAATGTGCAGATCATGTCCCTACtcttttctgttcttttctgttCTTCTTTGTTTGAAGTTCCATTGATTTAAATGTGTTAAAAGAGGTAAAGTGCCTGAAAAGCAATTTATACAGTAAACCGGCCATAATGAAGtatacaacaaacaaaaaagaataacATATGATTATTTTAATGATGACATCCAATGCAGAGAAAAATAAAACTGTCCATCTATGGGTTGTTGTTTTCAATATCATATACCCATCATCGTCTTCCATATAATCTACAAGAGATATGTTATAACTAATGTGTCCGGTGTTTTTGATGTTATCTGTTACTTCTTAAGTTAAGGCATATCTATTCTGGAGTTTATTCTCAGTTGTTTACATTTCATTTCTTACCCAGTCTTTTTTGTTTCGATAATCTTTGttcgtttattttgtttttgttaaattagaTCTATTCATTCCATTATTTCCTGTAATATCATCTTGCATATACGTTAATATTTCCTGTGGTTGTAtaaatgtttgtattgttcatccaccatttttcgtaaaatgtcctgtataaagtcaggaaaatggcaattgttatcttatagttcgtttctgtgcgtgTTCCATTGTTGTTCGGTTTTTTGTTGCACTCTAGTGTTTCTGttctgtttcgttgttttcctgttatatttgatgtgtttccctcagttttagtttgtaacccggatttcttTTCTCTCATCAGTTTATGACTTCTctaaagcggtatactacttttgtcTTTATTAACGTATTTTGAATTGAGGTGGTCACTCAAATAATTTGTTTGGATTGGTTTGCTCTTGATAGCCATTTATCTGTTGGTAATCAAACAAATATGGTGTATAAATTTAAATGCTGTGTTATCCACATCGAACCAAGCGTTATCACTCATCACCAGCTTACATTGAGGTATTCCCAAGCATTTGCTCCCTGTTGATCACCTCAGTGTGACTTCGTGGTGAATTAACTCATCAATGATACCAGGATTCAAACCTTGTATTTGCGCAAAACGCGCGTTTTGTCCAAAAAAACTAATCAGTGAAGCTCGatttaaaaaaaggtttaaaagtccacataaactacaaagttgaagagcattgaaaacaaaCAAGTCATAAAGTTCTGCCATATATTTACACAGTTGAAGATATTTTTCTTTACTTCGTGGTTGTCAAGTATACTTCGAgatattttgtcatgaattattAATTCttcaatatgtacaaaattattaaacaaaGTACAAAAACTTAGTTTATggcatataaaaatatttcatacaaacaAGTACAATTGTGTATCAGGAAGAACAACAGAACAAGCTATATAACTGGACTAAAAATGTGCAAGGtatatatgtaatttttattgtaaaatacaaAGAGCAGCAAATACTGAAACAAAGAAAAAACTATTGTAGATGCATTGAGAATGCAAAGATTAATTTCATGATACTGTACAGTTGTTTATTTTCGACGAGTTTCAATTATATCTATAgagttgtgtgttttattttaaaatattttctttttttcattggGATATGATCTACATTTAAAACCTTTACTCGAGTGCAAATTAATGGCTATTGATTTTTAAGAGCAAAATTGACAGAAATAAAGCatattgtcaaaatgttttacattacAGTATGAAAGAACAGAAAACTAgaatgttttatactcaattgatATGTCAGATTACATTAGGTACATGCAATatgtatataattgtaaaattgatTTGACAAAATAGTCTTACCACAACATTACAATGTTGATATagatttcttttaataaaataaagattCCAATAAATGACAGTAAACTTCAGGACCTAATGCAGTTTGCaaattcatgttattattttggcattgtttttttccttaaattgaaAATGATCATATGTATATATGGGTAACTACGTACAGCCTattggttaaaaaaataaaatcacaaaaatactgaactcagaggaaaatcaaatcggaaagtccctaatcacatggcaaaatcaaatgacaaaacacataataaacggatggacaacaactgtcatattcctgacttggtacaggcattttcaaatgtagaaaatggtggattaaacctggttttatagcgctaagcctctcactttgtacgacagtctcatcaaaatccgttatatttacaatgatgcgacataataaataaaatagtcaaaatatgggtacagcagtcatcatcgtgttacaattttaaaacaactttgTTTATATCCTTATCTCCAAATGGATGTCAACATTGTTTTGCTCCTTTTTAtatgcctatagttgttaaaattGTGGTAAATAcagattattttattattattatgttattAAATATCACGGTGTTTAGCATTGAAATACACAACTAATTTGTTCATATCTTTGTAACCCGTCATTTTAGTATATTTTCATGCTGTGGATGATTTGTctaatctttttgttttaaatataagtCTTTGGTAAGATGTGAAATAAAACAAGGCATCTGGGTAATAATGTCACTGTGTGCATAATTTGGCTTATATCCAAGACCAACGTCTTTATTAACTCTGGTCAAGACTTTGTAAAAGTCATCTTCTTTCTTCATTTTGAGTAGCTCTTCTGACAAGTAACGGACAAATGGTGACCCTTGCTCGGTGTTCCGGAAAGATCCATAACCTACAAAAAGAGAGAAAACCATTCtggtttaaatatactttttattgTTAACGAGTATAACTGTTCCTTTTATGGATTTCAATTAAAAGCCAACACCTACCATACACAgccttttaaaatcaaaattaagagaTTCTCGCCTGCTTTAAAATAATGCACGCGTTGACTACACCTACCAGGGGAAGTAGAATACACGGCTAGGAAATCTGCTTCATTAGGAATACGTATAATCTCTCCGTGTGTCTTGTCATACTCATGATATTCTGCAGCAGCGTCTGCCTGATTTGGATCTCTTCTTACCACTGTCTTGTTTACACCAATTCCTAATCCTGTTCCTCTACAGGCCTGTAATTATAATTTGTAGTATATTTTACAACCGAAAACAATACATTTTCTCCTATACCGTGTTTAAACCAAATGCTAACCTTTTTAGGATATTTTCTTTGGAAGATGAACTATATCATGAGTAACTTTCTTAATTCGCATATTAAATGAATCAAAACGGAGTttagatttctatttttaaaactagaCGACGAGCTTGTTAAACAATTATGGTCCAATATGaaaccaaaatttgaaaaaatgaatcAAGTGGACCTAAATGCAAACTTAGAACGAGCGATTTGTTACACAAAGTGGAATCGTGATCAACGACATTTTCACTTGCTTGCAATTTTTACAAACAAAACTAATGTTATTAAACTTTAGCGTAAACTTTGTTACTATATTCCTGCAGGAAAATTCTAGAAAAGATTTATCTAACCTGGACAATAAATATTTTTGGCTTCATTATAAGTTCTGGACAGTTTTCTGCATTGAAGTAATCCATCACATTTTTTATCTTAACAGACTCATCTGTCATAAATACACTATCCTCATTTCCATGCGTCAACAAAGCTACGATTAGGCAACCTGCGTTTTccaaactttttttgtcgtttttaactacaataaaaaaaaaattgtttgaaatgtATGTTAATGCAATTTTATGTtcattttgtttatcagtttataCAATGTCTTACTTAATTGTTTTTGTACCATAGAATCAACAAGTACACACAAAGTTAAATGAATCCAGAGTTAGAATACAATAAGGAGTTTTTATGCATTTCATATATTCCTTCCATACAATGgtaaacattttcaaaagttttggaggaaaaaattcaaacataaaCGATGTATGATAAGTTCAGTGATTTCATCACAGCACATTCAATCTACATCTTTTTAAAATCTTACTTTCATTAAATTTGTCCTCCATGTCAACTTTAGTGGCATCATTTAAAAGATCACTATCAAAACCAAGTTCCTGAAATCTTTGGAATAAGGATGCAGCATCCAAGTCACTTCCTTTACGATCACCTAATTTCAAATTGTTATGAAATTCTTTGTTATTGATCACAACTGCTATCCCAGAACTAATAGGATATTTTTCTTGATCCAAATGTGCTTTCGATACAAAACCTTGTCCTGAGTTGCTATAACAGAAATTAATTTCAAGTAGATAAAaggtaaaaatcacaaaaatactgaactatgtggaaaattctaaacggaaaattcctcaacaaatttcaaactcaaaatatcaaacacatcaaatgaatggataacaactgtcatattcctgacttggaacaggcattttcggTAGTAGAAAATGATGGATGAAACCTGGTTATAcagatagctaaacctctcacgtgcgTGACAGTCAGATCCttttattgacaacgatatgtaaacaaaaataagcaGACATAATtagtaaaaatgtcacaaataggggtaccaCAGTCAACATGGTGTATTAATCTTTGTATCAACAGTCTACAATCTGAATCACTATAAAAACTTACAAATacgtaacaaataaataaataaatagatatcAAAAGAATGGTTCGGTGCTGCTTTTTCTCTCAACTAGATATGTAAACCGGCGTTTTGCATTTTCGCCGATCTGCAATTCATTGGCGCGATTGTTTTACAAGGAAATTACAGGTAAATGACAGGTGAGTATTTTTTCCCCTTTATCACCatagacctcttccgttagccagttgtacaaatgttatgaaatgtcAATAAATTGGGAAAGCCATTTACAAATTTcacttaatttgtctttaaattctGTGCTCAGCCCACATGGTCCAACAGACTAGATTTTCCTCCACAAGATCTGAGTATGATGAAAACGACAACACTCTAATCTGCATCGTGGAAAGCATCCATAATTGCGTTATGCCTTGCTTGTTCAAAGTCAATATGCATAATCTCGGCCACAAAGAAAAGCTGATTTTGACAGCAGAGATCGCAAACAAATCCCCACATAATTTCATAGCACTGTTCACCTTTCGCTGGTAAGAGGGCGTAAAAAAGATAAACGTTAGTTCTTATTTTCAAAGTTGAATGTCTTAAAACTCTTCTTTCACATATGAAAAGTAATAACAACGTACTAATTATAacgagaacaaaaaaaaaaaaaaaaaaagaaaagaaaagaaaaacaacgaAATTTTAGAGCGTATTT
Encoded here:
- the LOC143067714 gene encoding caspase-3-like isoform X1, encoding MTDVLDAQRGKPEDTSTSTIIHGPESNSGQGFVSKAHLDQEKYPISSGIAVVINNKEFHNNLKLGDRKGSDLDAASLFQRFQELGFDSDLLNDATKVDMEDKFNEIKNDKKSLENAGCLIVALLTHGNEDSVFMTDESVKIKNVMDYFNAENCPELIMKPKIFIVQACRGTGLGIGVNKTVVRRDPNQADAAAEYHEYDKTHGEIIRIPNEADFLAVYSTSPGYGSFRNTEQGSPFVRYLSEELLKMKKEDDFYKVLTRVNKDVGLGYKPNYAHSDIITQMPCFISHLTKDLYLKQKD
- the LOC143067714 gene encoding caspase-3-like isoform X2, with the translated sequence MTDVLDAQRGKPEDTSTSTIIHGPESNSGQGFVSKAHLDQEKYPISSGIAVVINNKEFHNNLKLGDRKGSDLDAASLFQRFQELGFDSDLLNDATKVDMEDKFNEIKNDKKSLENAGCLIVALLTHGNEDSVFMTDESVKIKNVMDYFNAENCPELIMKPKIFIVQVMDLSGTPSKGHHLSVTCQKSYSK